In Lepisosteus oculatus isolate fLepOcu1 chromosome 17, fLepOcu1.hap2, whole genome shotgun sequence, a genomic segment contains:
- the thumpd2 gene encoding THUMP domain-containing protein 2 isoform X1, with product MKELRYFCTAGKGMEQFLVQEVISKLSACDVEHIPGKVFFTTSAGLERLRGLKSAERLFLLLKKLPPLPAPWDSGKMTRVIQEKIIGELGDWQQGLSAWLSLQQAAKESRLGPAASRRSRKRKRDEETGKEEEEEEGDGSSPAKKQDLQGSPEETPLPAQVVDSAGSVLPGRADHVSEGPSCPADVISSRKQPLVSFRVCCRCSGILARKFSPQELGRIIGMAIHKRLGWKADLREPDLEVNVHLSDAHCILGFPVFRLPLAHRPYIRTTGLRSTTAWAMASLAAIKQDGCFVLDPMCGVGTILIEAAKEWQNAFFLGIDINESQLKKARENIQFSDLTSRIELMKASVTEIPLPAASVDAVICDIPFGRKFGCKTDVRIMLPAIVKEMERVLRVGGTLVLLLSPQLSAFLGKSFSREPQQNQRPAACGSEEAGEAGRASPRLVDQVTADRVLVSAEGSSSAPMDFPSLVRMGTYRVSLGVTDGLVQEYKKGLCKRGDGNLL from the exons ATGAAAGAATTGCGGTACTTCTGTACTGCTGGGAAAGGCATGGAGCAATTTCTTGTTCAGGAAGTGATTTCCAAGCTGTCAGCCTGTGAT GTTGAACACATACCGGGTAAGGTGTTCTTCACGACGAGCGCTGGTCTGGAGAGGCTGAGGGGATTGAAGTCCGCCGAGAGGTTGTTTCTGCTCCTGAAGAAACTGCCTCCTCTACCTGCTCCCTGGGATTCAG GGAAGATGACTCGTGTGATCCAGGAGAAAATAATCGGGGAGCTGGGCGACTGGCAGCAGGGGCTGTCTGCCTGGCTGAGTCTCCAGCAGGCCGCGAAGGAGAGTCGTCTGGGCCCTGCTGCTTCTCGGAGGAGTCGGAAAAGAAAGCGCGATGAGGAGACTGggaaggaggaggaagaggaggagggcgACGGGAGCTCTCCGGCCAAGAAACAAGACCTCCAGGGAAGCCCGGAAGAAACTCCTCTTCCTGCTCAGGTTGTGGACAGTGCAGGGTCGGTGCTGCCCGGCCGAGCTGACCATGTCTCAGAGGGGCCCTCTTGTCCAGCAGATGTGATCTCCAGCCGCAAACAGCCCCTCGTGTCTTTCAGAGTTTGCTGTCGCTGTAGCGGCATATTGGCTAGGAAGTTCAGTCCCCAG GAGCTGGGAAGGATCATTGGCATGGCTATTCACAAGCGGCTTGGCTGGAAAGCAGACCTGAGAGAGCCTGATCTTGAG GTTAATGTTCACCTAAGTGACGCCCATTGCATTCTGGGATTTCCAGTTTTCAG GCTTCCTTTAGCTCATCGGCCATATATCAGAACAACTGGTCTGAGATCTACCACAGCCTGGGCAATGGCCTCACTTGCTGCTATCAAG CAGGATGGTTGTTTTGTATTGGATCCGATGTGTGGAGTTGGGACTATACTTATTGAAGCAGCAAAGGAGTGGCAA AATGCTTTTTTCCTGGGAATAGACATTAATGAATCACAGCTGAAAAAAGCTCGTGAAAACATCCAGTTCTCAGATCTCACGAGCAGAATTGAATTGATGAAGGCATCAGTAACTG AAATACCCCTGCCTGCAGCCAGTGTCGATGCTGTCATTTGTGATATTCCCTTTGGGAGAAAATTCGGCTGCAAAACTGACGTCAGAATCATGTTGCCTGCCATTGTGAAAGAAATGGAAAG GGTGCTTCGTGTGGGGGGGACCCTGGTGCTGCTGCTCAGCCCCCAGCTGTCGGCCTTCCTGGGGAAGAGTTTCAGCCGGGAGCCGCAGCAGAACCAGAGGCCGGCGGCCTGCGGTTCCGAAGAGGCAGGGGAGGCCGGCAGGGCGTCTCCTCGGCTCGTGGATCAGGTGACGGCGGACAGGGTCCTGGTCTCTGCAGAGGGTTCCAGCTCAGCCCCCATGGACTTCCCCTCGTTAGTACGCATGGGCACCTACAGAGTCAGCCTGGGAGTGACTGATGGCCTCGTACAGGAGTACAAGAAG ggcCTCTGCAAGCGTGGTGATGGGAATTTGTTGTGA
- the thumpd2 gene encoding THUMP domain-containing protein 2 isoform X4 has translation MKELRYFCTAGKGMEQFLVQEVISKLSACDVEHIPGKVFFTTSAGLERLRGLKSAERLFLLLKKLPPLPAPWDSGKMTRVIQEKIIGELGDWQQGLSAWLSLQQAAKESRLGPAASRRSRKRKRDEETGKEEEEEEGDGSSPAKKQDLQGSPEETPLPAQVVDSAGSVLPGRADHVSEGPSCPADVISSRKQPLVSFRVCCRCSGILARKFSPQVNVHLSDAHCILGFPVFRLPLAHRPYIRTTGLRSTTAWAMASLAAIKQDGCFVLDPMCGVGTILIEAAKEWQNAFFLGIDINESQLKKARENIQFSDLTSRIELMKASVTEIPLPAASVDAVICDIPFGRKFGCKTDVRIMLPAIVKEMERVLRVGGTLVLLLSPQLSAFLGKSFSREPQQNQRPAACGSEEAGEAGRASPRLVDQVTADRVLVSAEGSSSAPMDFPSLVRMGTYRVSLGVTDGLVQEYKKGLCKRGDGNLL, from the exons ATGAAAGAATTGCGGTACTTCTGTACTGCTGGGAAAGGCATGGAGCAATTTCTTGTTCAGGAAGTGATTTCCAAGCTGTCAGCCTGTGAT GTTGAACACATACCGGGTAAGGTGTTCTTCACGACGAGCGCTGGTCTGGAGAGGCTGAGGGGATTGAAGTCCGCCGAGAGGTTGTTTCTGCTCCTGAAGAAACTGCCTCCTCTACCTGCTCCCTGGGATTCAG GGAAGATGACTCGTGTGATCCAGGAGAAAATAATCGGGGAGCTGGGCGACTGGCAGCAGGGGCTGTCTGCCTGGCTGAGTCTCCAGCAGGCCGCGAAGGAGAGTCGTCTGGGCCCTGCTGCTTCTCGGAGGAGTCGGAAAAGAAAGCGCGATGAGGAGACTGggaaggaggaggaagaggaggagggcgACGGGAGCTCTCCGGCCAAGAAACAAGACCTCCAGGGAAGCCCGGAAGAAACTCCTCTTCCTGCTCAGGTTGTGGACAGTGCAGGGTCGGTGCTGCCCGGCCGAGCTGACCATGTCTCAGAGGGGCCCTCTTGTCCAGCAGATGTGATCTCCAGCCGCAAACAGCCCCTCGTGTCTTTCAGAGTTTGCTGTCGCTGTAGCGGCATATTGGCTAGGAAGTTCAGTCCCCAG GTTAATGTTCACCTAAGTGACGCCCATTGCATTCTGGGATTTCCAGTTTTCAG GCTTCCTTTAGCTCATCGGCCATATATCAGAACAACTGGTCTGAGATCTACCACAGCCTGGGCAATGGCCTCACTTGCTGCTATCAAG CAGGATGGTTGTTTTGTATTGGATCCGATGTGTGGAGTTGGGACTATACTTATTGAAGCAGCAAAGGAGTGGCAA AATGCTTTTTTCCTGGGAATAGACATTAATGAATCACAGCTGAAAAAAGCTCGTGAAAACATCCAGTTCTCAGATCTCACGAGCAGAATTGAATTGATGAAGGCATCAGTAACTG AAATACCCCTGCCTGCAGCCAGTGTCGATGCTGTCATTTGTGATATTCCCTTTGGGAGAAAATTCGGCTGCAAAACTGACGTCAGAATCATGTTGCCTGCCATTGTGAAAGAAATGGAAAG GGTGCTTCGTGTGGGGGGGACCCTGGTGCTGCTGCTCAGCCCCCAGCTGTCGGCCTTCCTGGGGAAGAGTTTCAGCCGGGAGCCGCAGCAGAACCAGAGGCCGGCGGCCTGCGGTTCCGAAGAGGCAGGGGAGGCCGGCAGGGCGTCTCCTCGGCTCGTGGATCAGGTGACGGCGGACAGGGTCCTGGTCTCTGCAGAGGGTTCCAGCTCAGCCCCCATGGACTTCCCCTCGTTAGTACGCATGGGCACCTACAGAGTCAGCCTGGGAGTGACTGATGGCCTCGTACAGGAGTACAAGAAG ggcCTCTGCAAGCGTGGTGATGGGAATTTGTTGTGA
- the thumpd2 gene encoding THUMP domain-containing protein 2 isoform X2, producing the protein MKELRYFCTAGKGMEQFLVQEVISKLSACDVEHIPGKVFFTTSAGLERLRGLKSAERLFLLLKKLPPLPAPWDSGKMTRVIQEKIIGELGDWQQGLSAWLSLQQAAKESRLGPAASRRSRKRKRDEETGKEEEEEEGDGSSPAKKQDLQGSPEETPLPAQVVDSAGSVLPGRADHVSEGPSCPADVISSRKQPLVSFRVCCRCSGILARKFSPQELGRIIGMAIHKRLGWKADLREPDLEVNVHLSDAHCILGFPVFRLPLAHRPYIRTTGLRSTTAWAMASLAAIKDGCFVLDPMCGVGTILIEAAKEWQNAFFLGIDINESQLKKARENIQFSDLTSRIELMKASVTEIPLPAASVDAVICDIPFGRKFGCKTDVRIMLPAIVKEMERVLRVGGTLVLLLSPQLSAFLGKSFSREPQQNQRPAACGSEEAGEAGRASPRLVDQVTADRVLVSAEGSSSAPMDFPSLVRMGTYRVSLGVTDGLVQEYKKGLCKRGDGNLL; encoded by the exons ATGAAAGAATTGCGGTACTTCTGTACTGCTGGGAAAGGCATGGAGCAATTTCTTGTTCAGGAAGTGATTTCCAAGCTGTCAGCCTGTGAT GTTGAACACATACCGGGTAAGGTGTTCTTCACGACGAGCGCTGGTCTGGAGAGGCTGAGGGGATTGAAGTCCGCCGAGAGGTTGTTTCTGCTCCTGAAGAAACTGCCTCCTCTACCTGCTCCCTGGGATTCAG GGAAGATGACTCGTGTGATCCAGGAGAAAATAATCGGGGAGCTGGGCGACTGGCAGCAGGGGCTGTCTGCCTGGCTGAGTCTCCAGCAGGCCGCGAAGGAGAGTCGTCTGGGCCCTGCTGCTTCTCGGAGGAGTCGGAAAAGAAAGCGCGATGAGGAGACTGggaaggaggaggaagaggaggagggcgACGGGAGCTCTCCGGCCAAGAAACAAGACCTCCAGGGAAGCCCGGAAGAAACTCCTCTTCCTGCTCAGGTTGTGGACAGTGCAGGGTCGGTGCTGCCCGGCCGAGCTGACCATGTCTCAGAGGGGCCCTCTTGTCCAGCAGATGTGATCTCCAGCCGCAAACAGCCCCTCGTGTCTTTCAGAGTTTGCTGTCGCTGTAGCGGCATATTGGCTAGGAAGTTCAGTCCCCAG GAGCTGGGAAGGATCATTGGCATGGCTATTCACAAGCGGCTTGGCTGGAAAGCAGACCTGAGAGAGCCTGATCTTGAG GTTAATGTTCACCTAAGTGACGCCCATTGCATTCTGGGATTTCCAGTTTTCAG GCTTCCTTTAGCTCATCGGCCATATATCAGAACAACTGGTCTGAGATCTACCACAGCCTGGGCAATGGCCTCACTTGCTGCTATCAAG GATGGTTGTTTTGTATTGGATCCGATGTGTGGAGTTGGGACTATACTTATTGAAGCAGCAAAGGAGTGGCAA AATGCTTTTTTCCTGGGAATAGACATTAATGAATCACAGCTGAAAAAAGCTCGTGAAAACATCCAGTTCTCAGATCTCACGAGCAGAATTGAATTGATGAAGGCATCAGTAACTG AAATACCCCTGCCTGCAGCCAGTGTCGATGCTGTCATTTGTGATATTCCCTTTGGGAGAAAATTCGGCTGCAAAACTGACGTCAGAATCATGTTGCCTGCCATTGTGAAAGAAATGGAAAG GGTGCTTCGTGTGGGGGGGACCCTGGTGCTGCTGCTCAGCCCCCAGCTGTCGGCCTTCCTGGGGAAGAGTTTCAGCCGGGAGCCGCAGCAGAACCAGAGGCCGGCGGCCTGCGGTTCCGAAGAGGCAGGGGAGGCCGGCAGGGCGTCTCCTCGGCTCGTGGATCAGGTGACGGCGGACAGGGTCCTGGTCTCTGCAGAGGGTTCCAGCTCAGCCCCCATGGACTTCCCCTCGTTAGTACGCATGGGCACCTACAGAGTCAGCCTGGGAGTGACTGATGGCCTCGTACAGGAGTACAAGAAG ggcCTCTGCAAGCGTGGTGATGGGAATTTGTTGTGA
- the thumpd2 gene encoding THUMP domain-containing protein 2 isoform X3, whose protein sequence is MKELRYFCTAGKGMEQFLVQEVISKLSACDVEHIPGKVFFTTSAGLERLRGLKSAERLFLLLKKLPPLPAPWDSGKMTRVIQEKIIGELGDWQQGLSAWLSLQQAAKESRLGPAASRRSRKRKRDEETGKEEEEEEGDGSSPAKKQDLQGSPEETPLPAQVVDSAGSVLPGRADHVSEGPSCPADVISSRKQPLVSFRVCCRCSGILARKFSPQELGRIIGMAIHKRLGWKADLREPDLEVNVHLSDAHCILGFPVFRLPLAHRPYIRTTGLRSTTAWAMASLAAIKQDGCFVLDPMCGVGTILIEAAKEWQNAFFLGIDINESQLKKARENIQFSDLTSRIELMKASVTEIPLPAASVDAVICDIPFGRKFGCKTDVRIMLPAIVKEMERVLRVGGTLVLLLSPQLSAFLGKSFSREPQQNQRPAACGSEEAGEAGRASPRLVDQVTADRVLVSAEGSSSAPMDFPSLVRMGTYRVSLGVTDGLVQEYKKVIPPT, encoded by the exons ATGAAAGAATTGCGGTACTTCTGTACTGCTGGGAAAGGCATGGAGCAATTTCTTGTTCAGGAAGTGATTTCCAAGCTGTCAGCCTGTGAT GTTGAACACATACCGGGTAAGGTGTTCTTCACGACGAGCGCTGGTCTGGAGAGGCTGAGGGGATTGAAGTCCGCCGAGAGGTTGTTTCTGCTCCTGAAGAAACTGCCTCCTCTACCTGCTCCCTGGGATTCAG GGAAGATGACTCGTGTGATCCAGGAGAAAATAATCGGGGAGCTGGGCGACTGGCAGCAGGGGCTGTCTGCCTGGCTGAGTCTCCAGCAGGCCGCGAAGGAGAGTCGTCTGGGCCCTGCTGCTTCTCGGAGGAGTCGGAAAAGAAAGCGCGATGAGGAGACTGggaaggaggaggaagaggaggagggcgACGGGAGCTCTCCGGCCAAGAAACAAGACCTCCAGGGAAGCCCGGAAGAAACTCCTCTTCCTGCTCAGGTTGTGGACAGTGCAGGGTCGGTGCTGCCCGGCCGAGCTGACCATGTCTCAGAGGGGCCCTCTTGTCCAGCAGATGTGATCTCCAGCCGCAAACAGCCCCTCGTGTCTTTCAGAGTTTGCTGTCGCTGTAGCGGCATATTGGCTAGGAAGTTCAGTCCCCAG GAGCTGGGAAGGATCATTGGCATGGCTATTCACAAGCGGCTTGGCTGGAAAGCAGACCTGAGAGAGCCTGATCTTGAG GTTAATGTTCACCTAAGTGACGCCCATTGCATTCTGGGATTTCCAGTTTTCAG GCTTCCTTTAGCTCATCGGCCATATATCAGAACAACTGGTCTGAGATCTACCACAGCCTGGGCAATGGCCTCACTTGCTGCTATCAAG CAGGATGGTTGTTTTGTATTGGATCCGATGTGTGGAGTTGGGACTATACTTATTGAAGCAGCAAAGGAGTGGCAA AATGCTTTTTTCCTGGGAATAGACATTAATGAATCACAGCTGAAAAAAGCTCGTGAAAACATCCAGTTCTCAGATCTCACGAGCAGAATTGAATTGATGAAGGCATCAGTAACTG AAATACCCCTGCCTGCAGCCAGTGTCGATGCTGTCATTTGTGATATTCCCTTTGGGAGAAAATTCGGCTGCAAAACTGACGTCAGAATCATGTTGCCTGCCATTGTGAAAGAAATGGAAAG GGTGCTTCGTGTGGGGGGGACCCTGGTGCTGCTGCTCAGCCCCCAGCTGTCGGCCTTCCTGGGGAAGAGTTTCAGCCGGGAGCCGCAGCAGAACCAGAGGCCGGCGGCCTGCGGTTCCGAAGAGGCAGGGGAGGCCGGCAGGGCGTCTCCTCGGCTCGTGGATCAGGTGACGGCGGACAGGGTCCTGGTCTCTGCAGAGGGTTCCAGCTCAGCCCCCATGGACTTCCCCTCGTTAGTACGCATGGGCACCTACAGAGTCAGCCTGGGAGTGACTGATGGCCTCGTACAGGAGTACAAGAAGGTGATCCCTCCCACCTGA
- the tmem178a gene encoding transmembrane protein 178A isoform X1, with the protein MEKQALATAISLSMSLFSLMLLITAIFTDHWYETDTRRHAENCERHGTDSHEQKSRVMPMYHLPLTDVSSPQRNIGLLNPIPIGNREEDLLENWRSILGLGVLESECGRPLFSTYSGLWRKCYYLGIDQDIDNLISKGIAQRCTSVKYHFSQPIRLRNIPFNLTRTIQQDEWHLLHLRRITAGFLGMAAAVLLCGCIVATVSFFWEESLTQHVSGLLFLMAGIFCTISLCTYAASISYDLSRTPSFIYGLPGDVEHGYSWSIFCAWCSLGLTVAAGCLCTTYPFISRAKAVQSKTARDSSV; encoded by the exons ATGGAGAAACAGGCTCTCGCAACGGCCATCAGCTTGTCCATGAGCCTCTTCTCGTTGATGCTCCTCATCACGGCAATCTTCACCGACCACTGGTACGAAACCGACACCAGGAGGCACGCAGAGAACTGCGAGCGGCACGGCACCGACTCCCATGAGCAGAAAAGCCGGGTGATGCCCATGTATCACCTGCCTCTCACGGACGTGAGCAGCCCCCAGCGGAATATCGGGCTGCTGAACCCAATTCCCATCGGGAACCGAGAAGAGGACCTCCTGGAGAACTGGAGGTCGATTTTAGGACTGGGAGTTCTGGAATCGGAGTGCGGGCGTCCCTTATTCTCGACCTATTCGGGACTCTGGAGGAAATGCTACTACCTCGGTATCGATCAGGATATTGATAACCTGATATCAAAGG GTATTGCACAGCGATGCACATCAGTCAAGTACCATTTCTCTCAGCCCATCCGACTGCGCAACATCCCCTTTAACTTGACAAGGACCATCCAGCAGGATGAGTGGCACCTGCTGC ACCTGCGCCGGATCACAGCGGGCTTTCTGGGCATGGCGGCGGCCGTGCTGCTGTGCGGGTGCATCGTGGCCACGGTCAGCTTCTTCTGGGAGGAGAGCCTCACCCAGCACGTGTCCGGCCTGCTCTTCCTCATGGCGG gtaTTTTCTGCACAATCTCTTTGTGTACCTACGCAGCCAGCATCTCGTATGATCTCTCTCGGACTCCGTCGTTCATCTACGGGCTGCCCGGCGACGTGGAGCATGGTTATAGCTGGTCCATATTCTGTGCCTGGTGCAGTCTGGGCCTCACGGTAGCGGCGGGCTGCCTGTGCACCACCTACCCCTTCATCAGCAGAGCCAAGGCCGTGCAGTCAAAAACCGCCAGGGACTCCTCGGTGTGA
- the tmem178a gene encoding transmembrane protein 178A isoform X2 has translation MEKQALATAISLSMSLFSLMLLITAIFTDHWYETDTRRHAENCERHGTDSHEQKSRVMPMYHLPLTDVSSPQRNIGLLNPIPIGNREEDLLENWRSILGLGVLESECGRPLFSTYSGLWRKCYYLGIDQDIDNLISKGIAQRCTSVKYHFSQPIRLRNIPFNLTRTIQQDEWHLLRIFCTISLCTYAASISYDLSRTPSFIYGLPGDVEHGYSWSIFCAWCSLGLTVAAGCLCTTYPFISRAKAVQSKTARDSSV, from the exons ATGGAGAAACAGGCTCTCGCAACGGCCATCAGCTTGTCCATGAGCCTCTTCTCGTTGATGCTCCTCATCACGGCAATCTTCACCGACCACTGGTACGAAACCGACACCAGGAGGCACGCAGAGAACTGCGAGCGGCACGGCACCGACTCCCATGAGCAGAAAAGCCGGGTGATGCCCATGTATCACCTGCCTCTCACGGACGTGAGCAGCCCCCAGCGGAATATCGGGCTGCTGAACCCAATTCCCATCGGGAACCGAGAAGAGGACCTCCTGGAGAACTGGAGGTCGATTTTAGGACTGGGAGTTCTGGAATCGGAGTGCGGGCGTCCCTTATTCTCGACCTATTCGGGACTCTGGAGGAAATGCTACTACCTCGGTATCGATCAGGATATTGATAACCTGATATCAAAGG GTATTGCACAGCGATGCACATCAGTCAAGTACCATTTCTCTCAGCCCATCCGACTGCGCAACATCCCCTTTAACTTGACAAGGACCATCCAGCAGGATGAGTGGCACCTGCTGC gtaTTTTCTGCACAATCTCTTTGTGTACCTACGCAGCCAGCATCTCGTATGATCTCTCTCGGACTCCGTCGTTCATCTACGGGCTGCCCGGCGACGTGGAGCATGGTTATAGCTGGTCCATATTCTGTGCCTGGTGCAGTCTGGGCCTCACGGTAGCGGCGGGCTGCCTGTGCACCACCTACCCCTTCATCAGCAGAGCCAAGGCCGTGCAGTCAAAAACCGCCAGGGACTCCTCGGTGTGA